Below is a window of Populus trichocarpa isolate Nisqually-1 chromosome 3, P.trichocarpa_v4.1, whole genome shotgun sequence DNA.
aaaaaaagtatttcagACTAAAAGACGTTTCATGTTGCCGTCTTAACTAAGAAggcaacaataaaaacaaaagcagcagGACATTCCATATATAATCCATGATACTGCAGTAGCAAAGCTTGATTCACACTGACAAACTCTTCTGAATATGCCGGCCAtggatctctctcttttttccctaCTACTATATATGTTGGTCTTGAACCGATCATAGGAACACAACCCAGTTGCCATAAATATATGTATCTTTTCCTTCtgtttcatgaagaaaattaaCTTGTTTACAGCTATGGCTATCATTCCTTTACTCCTACTAATTTTCATGCTTAACTTCTGTCCTGAGATTGCTCAAGCTACTCAGCACACAACTAAAATAACCGAAAAGACCACCTTATTAAACTACATTGTCCATGTCGCAAAACCAGAAGGCAGAACTATGGCAGAGTTTGAAGATCTCGAGAGTTGGTACCAATCGTTCTTACCAGTTAGCACAGCAAGCTCGGAGAAGCAACAACGCATGCTTTACGCATACCAAAATGTAATGAGTGGTTTTGCAGCAAGATTGACACAGGAGGAAGTGAAAAGCATGGAAGAGAAGGATGGCTTTCTTTCAGCACGGCCTGAAAGGATATTACATCTACAAACAACACATACCCCCCGCTTCTTGGGTTTGCATCAGGAACTGGGATTCTGGAAAGAATCGAATTTTGGAAAGGGAGTGATCATTGGAGTACTAGATGGTGGAATCTTCCCCAGCCACCCGTCATTCAGTGATGAAGGAATGCCACCACCTCCTGCCAAATGGAAAGGGAGGTGCGATTTTAACGCTTCAGACTGTAACAACAAACTCATTGGTGCAAGGTCGTTCAATATTGCAGCCAAAGCCAAGAAGGGATCAGCAGCAACTGAACCACCAATTGATGTAGATGGACATGGCACCCACACAGCAAGCACAGCTGCTGGTGCCTTTGTAAAAGATGCTGAAGTGCTAGGAAATGCCAGAGGCACAGCAGTTGGAATCGCGCCTCACGCTCATTTAGCAATTTACAAAGTGTGCTTTGGTGACCCTGGGGACGATTGTCCTGAAAGTGATATATTAGCTGGGCTTGATGCAGCTGTCCAGGATGGTGTTGATGTGCTCTCACTTTCCCTTGGTGAAGATTCGGTTCCTTTATTTAATGATACTATTGCCATAGGATCATTTGCAGCAATTCAAAAGGGAATATTTGTAAGCTGTTCAGCTGGAAATTCTGGCCCTTTCAACGGCACATTATCTAATGAAGCCCCGTGGATACTAACAGTTGGAGCAAGCACTGTAGATAGAAGATTTTCTGCTACTGCAAGGCTTGGAAATGGTGAACAAATTGATGGTGAATCCCTCTCCCAACATAGTAACTTCCCTTCAACACTATTACCTCTAGTTTATGCTGGCATGAGCGGTAAACCAAATTCCTCTTTATGTGGTGAGGGAGCATTGGAAGGTATGGATGTGAAAGGAAAAATAGTCTTGTGCGAGAGAGGAGGGGGAATAGGCAGAATTGCTAAAGGGGGAGAAGTGAAAAACGCCGGCGGTGCTGCCATGATACTCATGAATGAAGAAGCCGATGGCTTTAGCACCAACGCTGATGTTCATGTTCTTCCTGCAACACATGTCAGCTTTGCTGCAGGGCTGAAGATCAAAGCGTATATAAATTCAACACAGGCACCGATGGCAACGATCCTATTTAAAGGAACTGTCATTGGAGACTCATCATCTCCTTTTGTTGCTTCCTTCTCATCACGAGGCCCCAGCCTGGCAAGCCCGGGAATTCTGAAACCTGACATCATTGGGCCTGGAGTGAGCATTTTAGCTGCATGGCCATTCCCTCTTGACAACAATACGAACTCAAAATCAACCTTCAACATAATTTCTGGCACGTCAATGTCATGCCCACATCTTAGTGGCATCGCCGCCTTGCTCAAGAGCTCTCATCCTTACTGGTCACCTGCTGCTATCAAATCGGCCATCATGACTACTGCTGATACCCTAAACATGGAAGGCAAACTCATTGTCGACCAAACACTTCAACCTGCTGACGTCTTTGCCACTGGGGCAGGCCACGTTAATCCATCAAGAGCAAACAACCCAGGATTAGTTTACGACATCCAACCTGATGATTACATTCCTTACCTATGCGGTCTGGGCTACGCAGATAACGAAGTTAGCATAATTGTGCATGAGCAAGTTAAATGCTCAGAAAAACCAAGCATTCCTGAAGGTGAGCTGAACTACCCTTCATTTGCTGTCACTTTGGGACCTTCGCAGACATTCACAAGGACTGTGACAAACGTTGGCGATGTAAATTCAGCTTATGAAGTGGCCATCGTTTCCCCACCAGGAGTTGATGTGACTGTCAAGCCTTCCAAACTCTACTTTTCAAAGGTGAATCAGAAGGCAACATACTCCGTAGCGTTCTCTCGCACTGAATATGGTGGCAAAATCAGTGAAACTGCTCAAGGATACATAGTATGGGCGTCTGCTAAATACACTGTTAGGAGTCCAATTGCTGTAAGTTTAAAGTAGGAAAAGATGCATCTATGGATTCTTATCAGTGGTATAAATTTGGACTCTGAAACTAAAACTCAATTCACACCAGATGTCCTGTAtccagtttcttttttctttggatttaagatgaaaagagagaataagaaaagttttcattttttcttgcagcAGTAAACTCTtgcttctttccttttatttccaaCATTAGTTATTCCCACAGCCAAACCCCACCAGCATAATGTGGGGAACTCACTGATTGCCATACCAGCATAATGTGGGAACCTAGACATTCATAGGGAGATGTCAAGGGAATCGGTCATTGCCATATTCTGATAACTGGAAGCACTCTCTTTCAAATGTTCTCTTTCTCacatgaacaaaaacaaaaggagaaacaaaagaaaattaccTTCCAATCAGAAAGAATGTTGGATAAAGCACGTACAGATTACAACAATAGTTAAAGCAACCACCAAAAACACTTTTTCTCACAGGAAATTGCAAAAGATATTTCGTCCAACAAAACTACAGAGTAGTGGCACTACAGCCTTCCGTGGCCAAATGTTACATGAAGACATACCATATTACGGAACTAGAGCACAGGGAGCATGAAACTTGCCGTAAACAGGGAATAGCACAGGACATATCTCTGACTTCTTTGCACCCATTTGCTGGACCACTGTACAATATGTTTGTACACACTCATGCCATCAGATACAAAGAAGCTGAATCTAAAGGTCTTTGAATAATGCTCCACAATAAATAGAAAGTTTCAGAAGCATAGGCAAAAAGAAAGCAATAGGGCATGACCAGAAGTTGTCTGTAATTGACAATTTTGTTGATTGAATAATAGCACTTATCATAGGCAAAAACAGTAACAAAGAAAACACCATGATGAAACCCTCAAAGTTCAGGAGacaagtgtttccatgcttcatcAATAATCTCCATGGAGTTTGCTCAACCAGATCCAAGaaacaaatgagaaaataccAAGTTGTACCAAGCTTCTAACAACTTACTAGTCCACAAAAGCTTCAAGTATCTTTTCCAAATTGGAGATTAGATGCCAGAAAACCTCATAGCAGGAGAAACATCCGAACTTTCTGGACTGCATAACCTCAAACTGTGTTCAGTTTAGGTACAAGGGAAAATGAATGCTCTGGAAACCCCCACCCCTAAATCATCCATCATATGGTCTCCATCAAACATTCTGATCCAAGAAAAGCCGTGACAAACTTAATCATGTGACATGTCAACCAAATCCAGGAGGCacatcagggtcttcatcactGCTGTCACAGGGCTCCTTTGGCTCAACGTCTGCAGAAAAGCCTGGTGGGGCAAGATCAACATCATTCACCTTCAGCATGTCCTCTGAATGGTTGGgccttttcttctttgcttCTGGAGGACCTTCACATGGCATAGGCAGCTGCAGCTGTTCTCTCTTTTCATGGTTACTGTTCTGATGATTGTTTGATAGAGAGAAGCCTGGTGGTTCTTTTGGGTCACTAGACAAGTTATCATCCATTGATACAGCTGATGCCTTTACCAGACCTTTATAGTTAGTTCCATTCTCAACTACCATTGCACCATGAGTAGATGATTCACCGTCATCCTTCCTTTCAGGGTTGACCAATTTATTATAGACAGATTGCACTGTCTCTgtgatttcatttttcattccaTCAGCTGATCTAATGACTTCCCATACACCATCAGAAATTTGGCTCGTCAGTTTGTTCCTAGTGATTACAAACATAACACAGCAACCATCATCAAATACAAAGCATTTTCAAGACTCAAATCAATTCAATAGTTGAATAGCTTCCAATTTCTTTGCCAAAGAATTGAACTTGAATTCTGAAAtttctccaaaataaaaaataaagttcacaAAACCAAATCTCTGAAACCatagaaaacaatcaaacattTTGTGCAGATATGCTAGAACCCCACTTTGCATAGAAGATTGGTAGCCCCTCCAAGTACTCTATTCAAAATCATCAAGCAGCATAGAAAAATGAGAAACTTACCCAACCTCATCGTATAAGGCATCAAAAAGCTGTCGGGGTTTCATACTTTCAGCACCAGCACGATTAAGTGTTGCTGAATGTCTCACAATGGAAATAATGTTGTTGCGCAACTCTTCCTGCCAGTCAAAACTTTTGTTTAGATATACTGATGAAGTAACAAGAAAGCACAAGACCACACCAAATGCTTCAAACAGAcctttcttaatcaaattcCAAGTCAGTTGTCACATGCTTCAGAGTAGTTAGTGGCAACGAGGATAAAAGACTATCCAGCTTTTCACCTTATACAAAAGTTCAGTTTGGTGGGGATACCGATAGAGGTCTTATACGTTAATGATGAGAATCTAtgcaaatccaaataaaaacacTCCCCATGCCAAAGCGCTACAGATCAAGCAAAATGCATAATGTCAAGATTCAAACCAAAATATCCCCTGCAATCCCACTCTCCAATGTTTTGCCGGAGCCAGTGTCCATAAAGTTAAACAAAGTTCAGTGTTTTCATATTGTAAAGGAGTATAATTACACAAACCAACTACTAAATATTTACACTCGCTTTGTAGGAAGGGAAGTGGGGAGGATTggtttccttctcttctcttcccttCTAATCAAAAACCTAATTGGATGAGTGGGTGGGTGGATTAGTACCTATCCTTTCTCCCTTCCAATCCTCCATCCTTTCCCAAATTACTAAACAATTACACTGCTTTtgcattaaaatttattaatgaaataagaaaactccctttaaaaaatttaatcaacagATTCCTTAATCACTACTGCTTTATGATAAATCATTCTTTCATTGGGTTGGCATATCAATTCTAACGTCagtgattaaattaaaagcaacgAAGAAAAACctagggaggagagagagagattcgaTCGTACATTGTCTTTGAGCTTGCGGATGATGTTGAGACGGAGATTGTCGAAGTCACCATCGTCTTTCAGTTTGGCTATTACCTCCTCTTTGCttactgttgttgttgttgatgatgatgatgatgttctCTTCTTTTTGTTGCTCTCCATGACCCGCTCTCCTCTTATTTCCTTCCTCTCTTCTCTGCTTTTCTGACtccacatatttttttgtttgaacgTTTGGGTGTTCTCTTTCAGGGATGTTACAAATATTGAGGTCATgtgtaatatttatatatttaaccttaacttaaaattttttaaaaataaatattatggatttaGCTGTGGgtcagaatttttaaaatacagtcaatttttacatgttttatttttatatttaataatttatggaTTAAGTATTTATGCAATTTTAGGGGCTCTTTACAGGGTCAGGAagcatatatttattaaatttaaaatacaaggataaagttagacaaaatcataaaatacaaCCTCTAATTTGTCAAATCTAAAATACATAGATAAAATATGAACTTTGTATTTGATCATAAACGTGAAGtaaatttttctatattagTATCATGCGGTAAAATACTAgaactaaataattttctttaaatttgtaattgaaTCAAGAATAGAAAAACTGGCTCTCAACTTTAAGAAGACTTGATCGAATATCTATCACAACAACATAGTAACGAGTAGAatcattaaatttgaatttattatgttattatgattttctagtatttttatattgttttatttctatactctttcaagttaattaattctatttattgTTGTATATTAGAAGAATTTGAAAAAAGTCTTATGAATTGATatcaaagtaaaattaaatattaatcaacaagtttaaaataatcaagaaatttcaacattaataattaaaaatacattagcCTAAAAATACATCTATctagttgattaaaaattaaaatatctcttTTGTATAATTTCTAACTTTCTATTTGCAAAATAGGTTGCAGAAATCATATCCAACTTAGAAATatctattttcataattttatcttttttcttaatcctttctaatttttttctctcctgacTTTGTTGTATCATTATAACTTATTGCTCTAACATaacttttctaatttgttttttttttttaatttcaattaaagtaTCCTTAAATTGTTGTAAGAGATTTGTTATAGTTTTCTCTCCAACTTTCTCCTCACTTTGTTTATGTTTAAGTTGTTTATTTGTAGTCTTCTGACTAATTGGCCTATCTTGATAAATTAATAGTTCATTATCTTGTCCTAAACTAACAGAATCGGGAGTAAATGGAGTTGATGAAACGGAACTCGCACTGGTatgacctttttgtttttttgtttgacttttGTTGTTGACTTACACATTTATGTTgtcatttgagtttttttttataagataccCCAATGATGTTCAAATTGAAATCGTTTGCTAATACAAGAAGCATACATTTACCGAGCATCAttaatctgataaaaaaataagacaaattcaatatgataaaaaaatatttaataatttaacatggaaatgaatattaaaattacccttAATTCTTTAGTTATTCCACTTTGATGGCAATTTTCAATTTGGGtaacaacaataaatttatcaatttctctatttatttcttatcaTCAACTTAAGATGCTTAATTACTTGCAAATGATTGTTTAAATTTCCTCCATTCTTTATAAAGTAAGCATATACTCaagttcaaaaatattttgtttgttaatcAACTTCTGTGATTGGATCTCTTTTTGCATTTAACCATGCAAATATAAGTAAATAATCTTCACCCGACAATAACTTCTTacttttttgttggtttttcacTAGTTGGACAATTGAATTAAAGTATgtagaatattaattatttgattaagatCACTTAGTTGAGAGGGAATATATCATAACTcgcttataaaaaaattggtgaaTGAGCTTGgcaaatttgaatatatttacataaaaaaaaaattaaattagaaatttttgatataacatacattcaaattatactttaaaacacaattaattgaTGTCATAACTTGATTTTAACCctcatttttctatatatttctaaaaagatgaaaaatcataaataaataaaagaataaaagggaAGGGGATTAAAATGGAgtgacaaaagaaaatgaagaaataaaaaataataagagacaATCGGAGACATTgcccaaaacatgaaaaagaaaaataggagGGGACATTTTGCACAAAGTAAAGTTAAAAAGAGGGAATGAAAAGGAGGCTATAGGTTTTTATCATGCATGGACCGTAAAACTTCACTTGAATGGAGAAGCTAGGGCAAGGTGCTTTGAGATTTGAAGTAGCTCCATTTTCTTGCATCAGTTTTTGAAGAGGAAGAAGGGGAAAATACAGACGGAATAGTCGTTgctcaatttttatttgtacCTTCTCCATGTTTCAGCTTTCTTGATAGAATGTGCAGAAATAGCATTTCGGGAGAAATGCTATTTTACATGTTGACTTGACAATCCTGTTGAAGTTgctaaaaagagagaaaaaaaagctaacATGATCATGATTCCCTTTTACATGCTGCGTTGTAGATGTTACTGAAGAGataaattggtattttttttttctataaatataccTTTTTATTTCAGTATAAAttgttctttaatatattttaatgaatggattaacttgataaatctaaaaataactcGGATTATTCttgatcaattcaatattaaaagataaaataaaaaaaaataaaaaattataattcaagttAACCCGAGTAAATTCATCAAACCATATGATACAGGTTATGAGAAcaaaataatctcataaaaaatataaaatttaaacaaaaaaactagtaaaattttttcacaatgaataatattttgatatttacacacacacacacacacacacacatatatatatatatatatatatatatatatatatatatatatatatatagaaataacaTTTTCCTaagataaatgataaaataacattcTACTTGGCATAGAACTTGGCATAGAACATACAAGAGAACTAAGAAAAAGCCAAGAACCCTTTTCCGTAGGATACCCGGTATGGTGCTCCTCTTAAAGAAGCTTCAAAATGGCCATTGCAATTTGGAGAAGGTGAAAAGAATTGGGCTGGGAGGAATAGTGGATGCTCTTCAATAAATACcacataaaattatatacaatCCTAGACCTAGTAAAGAGTAAAGACTGAAAAGTAGCCAATATCTTTTTAGCATGCCTTGATTAGACGAGGACCTTTCTAACTTTAGTTTTTTGCTCCTCCATGCAGTGATGCAGACAAGGAATTCAAGAGTTGAATTCACAGAAAATATGAGCTTCTTCTAGTCAAAACAGGAAAGGAATGggccaaaattattaaaagccCTACTCCTTTTAGGCCAGGCAAACATATGGGATAATATAAactcattgtttttaaaatatttttaaaaaatatatcaaaataatatttttttatttttttaaattatttttgaaatcaatgcatcaaaatgatctaaaaatactaaaaaaatattaatttaaaataaaaaaaaataaaaaaaattattgtactaAAAACAAATGATCAATCCTTGTCCGCATTATATTATATATGGAAAATGCCAATACCTCTAGCATGACCTGCATGCAAATTGAAGTCAAGGGACATGATTGCTGATCAGTCTTGCAAatcctgattttttaaaaacttgtggTGCAAATTTCATCTTCTCGTGTACAGTTGCTCGTCATGTGAATGTTAGTGCTAGACTACTTAGTTTTGGAAGCAACTTCAAGGCTCTGGgcttaaaaataattgaattttctgACCCCAAAGTTGGTTGAAAGCTTCTTGATGATGTTGAATTGTCCTAGCATTGGGCCATGAAACATTGAAAGGAGAAGCTAGCTACCCTAACACTCATAAAGGACTTGCAGCATGATATTCGTGAATCTTCGTGTTCACGAATGCATTGGGCCGTATAAAGTGAATCTTCGTGTTCATCGTTTACATCTGCAAGAGGAAAAGTAAAAGGGCAGTGGGGTTGGTGTGAAATAGTTTACAGCATGATATTCAAATAGTTTCGAACCCGTTTCCTTCAGCATCCCCAACTACCTCCTCCTAGTGTAGGTCCATGACCAGCCAATAACTTAGAAACCAACCAACCACCCATTCTATAAAAcgtattgaataaaattatatatatatatatatatatgtttctttaCAGATTCATTGTTGTCATTGGTTTTTATAGCACAAAATATATggtatgttattatttttttattaatcggATATAAtgtgtttcttttttgggtTATAAGGAGAATAATCATTcttaatctctaattaaatatcCCCTGGCCACTCCTTTCATGAATTGAACTTGGATagcttatttttcttctaaccGGAGTGTTTTAAttaaccatctagatggtggcccagtggtaagaattTGAGACTAAAAGGTTTGCTTcatctgtggtctcaggttcgagccatgtggttgctcatatgatggccactagaggcttacatggtcgttaacttcagggcctgttggattagtcgaggtgcgcgcaagctagcccggacacccacgttaatctaaaaaaaaaaaaaaacttggagagcttgtaaaaaaataaaattaaaaatctaattttaactaTTGATGCGTTCATTTAAACACAATAAATTGTTGGTGGAACCTTAACTTCTTGTTACAGAGAAATGTTACACACTTGGCTCATACCAAAATACTAGTTGCATGACCCGCGCGTTGCcgcaggttaattttttttgcataaaaaatatcaaaaaaagccaagatctaaaagtgttaggtctttctacaaagttatacccaagaatcttgggtttggctgcaacgcctgacccaagagtaatatttataatattaataataatattaaacttgcatgatccaagtttaagtgggtctaaCTGCAATACCAGACTCAATAGCTTTGGATGTGGATGGATGTGGGTCTGACTACAaagtcgtgtcataaaagtgtgataattaaatagattaattaaaaagaaaaaacaaagaaaagaaaccaacatgaagaaaaaaactaatgaagaaaaagaaaaaaaatatgaattaactgggttaactctttaaaccaggttaacccgtcaaaccttggattcgtgtcgtgaaagtttgataacgaaatagaaaaaaaaaattaacgggttaacccagaattaactgggctagcccgtcaaaccaggttacccgtcaaacccgagatccgtgtcatgaatgtttgataactaaatagaaaaaaaatttaacattaacaaactaaattaaacgaaaaaaattaattaaaaagaaaaaacaaaaaaacaaaaaacatcagccttttcactgtggactgcactgtgaagaaaaagaaaaagaatctgaattaaccgggttaacccataattaactgggttaacccgtcaaatcaggttaacccgtcaaactcgagatacgtgtcatgaaggtctgataattaaatagaaaaaaatttaagattaacAAACtatactaaatgaaaaaaattaattaaaatgaaaaaaagaaacaaaaattcgggttaacccgtcaaacccgagatacgtgtcatgaaggtcttataattaaatagaaattttacattaacaaactaaactaaacaaaaacaattaattaaaacgaaaaaaagcaaaaaaaaataattacgggttaactcgtcaaaccttgttaacctgtcaaacccgggatctgtgtcatgaaagtctgataactaaataaaataaaaattaacattaacaaactaaattaaacaaaaaaaaaatcatcaaaagaaaaaaaaacaaagaaaaaagcaaaaaaaaaaaattggaaaaaaaaagacagctcaGCCTTTGGACTGCAgattgcactgtgcagtccaaaACCAGGtcaacccgttaaacccgggatacgtgtcatggAAGTCGaagttaaatagaaagaaattcaacgttaacaaactaaactaaatgaaaaaaattaattaaaacaaaaaaaagcaaaaaaaaaattcaggttaacttgtcaaatcag
It encodes the following:
- the LOC7465825 gene encoding uncharacterized protein LOC7465825, which codes for MWSQKSREERKEIRGERVMESNKKKRTSSSSSTTTTVSKEEVIAKLKDDGDFDNLRLNIIRKLKDNEELRNNIISIVRHSATLNRAGAESMKPRQLFDALYDEVGNKLTSQISDGVWEVIRSADGMKNEITETVQSVYNKLVNPERKDDGESSTHGAMVVENGTNYKGLVKASAVSMDDNLSSDPKEPPGFSLSNNHQNSNHEKREQLQLPMPCEGPPEAKKKRPNHSEDMLKVNDVDLAPPGFSADVEPKEPCDSSDEDPDVPPGFG
- the LOC7465824 gene encoding subtilisin-like protease 4; this encodes MKKINLFTAMAIIPLLLLIFMLNFCPEIAQATQHTTKITEKTTLLNYIVHVAKPEGRTMAEFEDLESWYQSFLPVSTASSEKQQRMLYAYQNVMSGFAARLTQEEVKSMEEKDGFLSARPERILHLQTTHTPRFLGLHQELGFWKESNFGKGVIIGVLDGGIFPSHPSFSDEGMPPPPAKWKGRCDFNASDCNNKLIGARSFNIAAKAKKGSAATEPPIDVDGHGTHTASTAAGAFVKDAEVLGNARGTAVGIAPHAHLAIYKVCFGDPGDDCPESDILAGLDAAVQDGVDVLSLSLGEDSVPLFNDTIAIGSFAAIQKGIFVSCSAGNSGPFNGTLSNEAPWILTVGASTVDRRFSATARLGNGEQIDGESLSQHSNFPSTLLPLVYAGMSGKPNSSLCGEGALEGMDVKGKIVLCERGGGIGRIAKGGEVKNAGGAAMILMNEEADGFSTNADVHVLPATHVSFAAGLKIKAYINSTQAPMATILFKGTVIGDSSSPFVASFSSRGPSLASPGILKPDIIGPGVSILAAWPFPLDNNTNSKSTFNIISGTSMSCPHLSGIAALLKSSHPYWSPAAIKSAIMTTADTLNMEGKLIVDQTLQPADVFATGAGHVNPSRANNPGLVYDIQPDDYIPYLCGLGYADNEVSIIVHEQVKCSEKPSIPEGELNYPSFAVTLGPSQTFTRTVTNVGDVNSAYEVAIVSPPGVDVTVKPSKLYFSKVNQKATYSVAFSRTEYGGKISETAQGYIVWASAKYTVRSPIAVSLK